The following are encoded together in the Acidicapsa ligni genome:
- a CDS encoding ATP-binding protein, with amino-acid sequence MSKPVFIFGEFELDAGRRVLTRGTDPIHLGSRAMDLLIALVERPGVMLGAGQLTQQIWPDTFVDESNLRVHIAAIRKALRGAGQSTELIENLPGAGYRFAAPVIAKRRQSRVEKEVRFRPPPLLTSLIGRAETVRGFIEDLPLHRLITIVGAAGIGKTSVALAVGNSIEDEYANGVCFVDLTSVAAQGQIAAAIASAFQLSPVREDILESLLSFISDKHLLLVLDNCEHHLDETAQLVESMLQVGSKVAILATSREPLGAQGEWLRRLKALDVPQASAATVTVEDALTYSAVQLFAERARAVSSSFHLTDQEATSIAELCRQLDGLPLAIELAAARVDTLAVKDIADQLRASIALLSRGRRTAQLRHRTLAAALDWSYELLPEEEQIVFARLGVFQSRFTRQAALAIVSDEVLTAPKFLEALANLAAKSMALVEPGRTEPVYRLLDTTRTYATEKLGGGPAADSVRRRHAEYLRAEQAEHNSVSVSDQDLPQQDYRPLIDELRSALRWCFSDHGDPLLGIHVTVSLASNWYAVTLFLEFSGEVNRTLERLKERGRLSPETEMQLLLSFIPALYNTEGSTPQMYKTLEKALALADEKTDPQRTSRLRLLKELWQYYNGSGEHAAALAVADEFERLLGGNHDRTFLLQRIRAVSYLNRGDLQQVRENLDAVFAHPANQMVINRGIYEYDPQVVALFTLARTQWLQGFSSQSRQTARLCVQAAVDAQHPASLCVALALASCPISLWCGDRMTAEQSLELLRAQAVVCPLAYWQQFGDVFERALGLSRNKEINIRAQSWRHRQLQEACVLDGGWIAPALLEQVLAGERHWFSAEVLRREAQRRLEASNGNAFDETEELLQRSLLLAREGGALSWEFRTAISLAQLLKDRDTMRAYLLLQELVERFSEGYDTADYMQALTVLSELEDRLAKIMHVS; translated from the coding sequence ATGAGTAAACCTGTCTTTATTTTCGGTGAGTTTGAACTGGATGCTGGTCGTCGTGTGCTCACGAGAGGGACCGATCCGATACATCTTGGAAGTCGCGCTATGGATCTTCTCATCGCACTTGTTGAACGGCCAGGTGTGATGCTCGGCGCGGGGCAACTAACTCAACAAATATGGCCTGATACGTTTGTGGATGAGTCTAATCTTCGCGTTCATATTGCGGCGATACGTAAGGCTCTGCGGGGCGCAGGACAAAGCACAGAACTGATCGAGAATCTTCCCGGCGCAGGTTATCGCTTTGCAGCGCCGGTGATCGCCAAGCGGAGGCAAAGCCGCGTCGAAAAAGAGGTTCGTTTTCGACCTCCGCCTCTTTTAACAAGCTTGATCGGTCGAGCCGAGACGGTTCGAGGTTTCATCGAAGATCTGCCTCTACATCGTTTGATCACTATCGTTGGAGCGGCTGGCATCGGTAAAACGAGCGTAGCCCTGGCTGTTGGAAATAGCATAGAGGACGAGTACGCAAATGGAGTATGCTTCGTCGACCTAACATCGGTTGCTGCGCAAGGGCAGATCGCTGCTGCGATCGCATCGGCGTTTCAACTTTCTCCTGTGCGGGAAGATATCCTTGAGTCTCTTTTAAGCTTTATCTCAGATAAGCATCTTCTGCTGGTTCTCGATAATTGCGAGCACCATCTCGACGAGACAGCTCAGCTTGTCGAATCAATGCTGCAGGTTGGTTCGAAGGTAGCGATCCTTGCGACAAGCCGAGAACCACTAGGAGCCCAAGGTGAGTGGCTGCGAAGGCTTAAGGCTCTCGATGTACCACAAGCCTCTGCTGCAACAGTGACTGTTGAGGATGCGCTAACCTACTCGGCGGTACAGCTTTTTGCAGAACGTGCTCGAGCTGTTTCTAGCTCTTTTCATCTCACGGATCAGGAAGCCACCTCCATCGCAGAACTTTGCAGGCAACTAGACGGACTGCCGCTGGCGATTGAGCTCGCTGCCGCCCGCGTGGATACTCTCGCTGTGAAAGATATAGCCGATCAGCTTCGGGCATCGATTGCTCTACTGTCACGCGGACGGCGGACCGCGCAGCTACGGCATCGCACTCTTGCGGCAGCGCTTGATTGGAGCTACGAATTATTACCCGAAGAGGAGCAGATCGTCTTTGCTCGTCTCGGTGTATTTCAGTCACGGTTTACTCGACAAGCGGCGCTTGCAATTGTCTCCGACGAGGTATTGACGGCACCAAAGTTTTTGGAAGCGCTGGCGAATCTGGCTGCAAAATCGATGGCCCTCGTGGAGCCTGGTCGAACGGAGCCGGTCTATCGTCTGTTGGATACGACGCGAACCTATGCCACGGAGAAACTAGGCGGCGGACCTGCGGCTGATAGCGTGCGACGTCGTCATGCAGAATATCTTCGCGCCGAGCAGGCGGAACATAACAGCGTCTCTGTCTCTGATCAGGACTTGCCGCAACAAGATTACCGGCCATTGATCGATGAATTGCGTTCAGCACTGCGATGGTGCTTCTCCGATCACGGCGATCCATTGCTCGGCATTCATGTGACTGTCTCACTCGCCTCCAACTGGTACGCAGTTACATTGTTTCTGGAGTTCTCCGGCGAAGTTAATCGAACGCTTGAGCGGCTGAAAGAGCGAGGCAGGCTCAGCCCCGAGACGGAGATGCAATTGCTGCTTTCGTTCATCCCTGCGCTGTACAACACCGAGGGCTCGACACCGCAGATGTACAAGACACTTGAAAAGGCGCTCGCTCTTGCAGATGAGAAGACCGATCCTCAACGAACCTCGCGCCTTCGACTTCTGAAAGAGCTCTGGCAGTATTACAACGGCTCTGGAGAACATGCTGCGGCACTGGCCGTTGCCGATGAGTTTGAGCGTCTTCTCGGAGGGAATCATGATCGCACGTTTCTGCTGCAGCGAATACGGGCGGTCAGCTATCTGAATCGAGGAGATCTCCAGCAGGTGCGGGAGAATCTCGATGCTGTATTCGCACATCCGGCGAATCAGATGGTGATCAACAGGGGAATCTATGAGTACGACCCGCAGGTTGTCGCGCTGTTCACCCTGGCTCGCACTCAATGGCTGCAAGGGTTTTCTTCTCAGTCACGTCAAACTGCGAGGCTCTGTGTTCAGGCCGCTGTGGATGCGCAGCATCCGGCATCGCTTTGTGTAGCGCTTGCCCTGGCTTCATGCCCTATCTCTCTCTGGTGCGGCGATCGGATGACTGCGGAACAGAGTCTGGAACTGCTGCGTGCGCAAGCAGTCGTATGTCCACTCGCATACTGGCAGCAGTTTGGCGATGTATTTGAACGTGCACTCGGCCTGTCGCGAAACAAAGAAATCAACATACGAGCTCAGTCATGGCGCCATCGCCAACTCCAGGAAGCATGCGTGTTGGATGGTGGATGGATTGCGCCAGCATTGCTGGAACAAGTCCTGGCGGGAGAACGCCACTGGTTCTCCGCAGAGGTTCTTCGGCGAGAGGCGCAGCGCAGGCTCGAAGCATCGAATGGAAACGCATTTGACGAGACGGAAGAGCTGTTGCAAAGATCGTTGCTACTTGCCCGCGAGGGTGGTGCGCTTTCGTGGGAGTTTCGCACTGCGATCAGCCTTGCGCAACTCCTCAAGGACCGAGATACGATGCGTGCATATCTACTGCTGCAGGAGCTCGTCGAGCGTTTTTCTGAAGGATACGATACGGCAGATTACATGCAGGCGCTGACGGTCCTCAGCGAACTGGAGGACCGTCTGGCAAAGATCATGCATGTCTCCTGA
- a CDS encoding type 1 glutamine amidotransferase domain-containing protein: protein MKVLFIISSSETAFWLSEVSHPYWHFTERGVEVDFASPKGGKIVYDQYSDPDFENSLEPEDLVSKGFLSDEKVQTKLDSTLKLEDVDLSQYDAIHVAGGRGATFDLYPNEHVAKALEYFWAKDKVVGAICHGAIALGNIPGRIKGRQVTGFTLEADKQLQSMFGPSFLIPHYPQTVLESTGAVYSSIEPYTPKVIVDGKLITGQDQSAASEYALAFLHLMTGHSPVTIV, encoded by the coding sequence ATGAAGGTTCTTTTCATTATCAGCAGTTCTGAAACCGCATTCTGGCTGTCGGAGGTTTCCCACCCATATTGGCATTTTACTGAGCGTGGCGTGGAAGTTGACTTCGCGAGCCCCAAGGGTGGCAAGATCGTATACGACCAGTACAGCGATCCCGACTTTGAGAATTCGCTCGAGCCGGAAGACCTGGTAAGCAAAGGCTTCCTAAGCGACGAGAAAGTGCAGACGAAGCTCGATAGCACGCTCAAGCTCGAAGATGTGGACTTGAGTCAGTACGATGCAATCCATGTCGCTGGCGGCCGCGGTGCGACCTTTGATCTATATCCGAACGAGCATGTGGCAAAGGCCCTCGAGTACTTCTGGGCAAAGGACAAAGTCGTTGGCGCGATTTGCCACGGAGCCATTGCGCTTGGCAACATTCCCGGACGCATCAAGGGTCGCCAGGTAACCGGTTTCACGCTGGAAGCAGACAAGCAGCTTCAGAGTATGTTTGGTCCCAGCTTCCTCATCCCCCACTATCCGCAAACTGTTCTCGAGAGCACTGGCGCGGTCTACAGCAGCATTGAACCTTACACGCCTAAAGTCATCGTCGACGGCAAGCTGATTACGGGCCAGGATCAATCTGCTGCGTCCGAGTACGCACTGGCATTTCTGCATCTGATGACCGGACATTCGCCTGTAACAATCGTGTAA
- a CDS encoding SDR family NAD(P)-dependent oxidoreductase translates to MGTALITGASSGIGAAYADRLARRGYNLILVARDHDKLNAMARIIRQQTGRIVRVMAADLTEPYDLACVEEMLRSDPEITMLVNNAGIGSTQPLLQSKADQMEKIISLNVTALTRLTYAVVPVFVERGSGIVINISSIVAVAPEILNGVYGGTKAFVLAFSQSLRHELAETGVRIQVVLPGGTQTGFFATAGTPIHEMTEERRATLMTTDDVVDAALAGLDLGEFATLPSLANIEEWNAFESARKKMIPSLRNASPANRYKAVREQR, encoded by the coding sequence ATGGGTACTGCATTGATAACGGGAGCATCTTCTGGAATTGGAGCGGCTTACGCTGACAGATTGGCGCGCAGAGGATACAACCTCATTCTCGTAGCGCGCGACCACGACAAACTGAATGCTATGGCACGAATTATCCGACAACAAACTGGAAGGATTGTGCGCGTTATGGCTGCAGATTTGACGGAACCATATGATCTGGCATGCGTCGAAGAAATGCTTCGTTCTGACCCCGAAATTACGATGCTCGTCAACAATGCTGGAATAGGTTCTACCCAACCTCTGTTGCAGAGTAAAGCCGATCAAATGGAAAAGATCATCAGCCTGAATGTAACTGCATTGACGCGGCTTACGTATGCTGTTGTTCCTGTTTTCGTCGAACGCGGCTCAGGAATAGTCATTAATATTTCGTCGATCGTCGCAGTTGCTCCCGAGATATTAAATGGCGTCTATGGGGGAACAAAAGCATTCGTCCTCGCGTTCAGTCAATCGCTCCGGCATGAGCTTGCCGAGACAGGTGTGCGGATTCAGGTAGTTCTGCCTGGAGGAACACAAACCGGCTTCTTCGCTACTGCAGGCACTCCTATCCACGAGATGACAGAAGAGCGGCGTGCCACCTTGATGACGACAGATGACGTAGTCGATGCGGCGCTCGCTGGCCTTGACCTCGGAGAGTTCGCCACACTTCCATCGCTCGCGAATATAGAGGAGTGGAACGCATTCGAATCTGCACGGAAGAAAATGATTCCAAGCCTAAGAAACGCATCGCCTGCGAATCGTTATAAGGCGGTTCGCGAACAGAGATAA
- a CDS encoding muconolactone Delta-isomerase: protein MLFHVYIDVQIPHGTDPEKLKELSEREHERAKELQLRGKWIHLWRVAGKYSNITILEVADPAELHDILSSLPLYPFMQIEVTALCKHPGSLELNK from the coding sequence ATGCTATTTCACGTGTACATCGACGTGCAGATTCCTCACGGCACTGACCCAGAAAAGCTCAAGGAACTCAGCGAGCGTGAGCATGAGCGAGCCAAAGAACTGCAACTCCGGGGAAAGTGGATACACCTTTGGCGCGTAGCCGGCAAGTACTCCAACATCACTATCCTGGAGGTTGCCGATCCCGCGGAGTTGCATGACATCCTCAGCTCGCTTCCTCTCTATCCATTTATGCAGATTGAAGTGACTGCCCTATGCAAACATCCCGGTTCGCTTGAGCTGAATAAATAG
- a CDS encoding nuclear transport factor 2 family protein, producing MKTAKELLQAYIDGSALEAAALFADNGALELPYLADLGVEPRYEGPKNIGAFLTFLHEKMYPGFKFIDVKIYIDTPDQAFGEYTIHQKSGISGKDVHQRFFGHLTAENGKIVLLREALNVLAAADGMFPNGIADVINKK from the coding sequence ATGAAAACCGCAAAAGAACTTCTCCAGGCTTATATCGACGGATCCGCTCTCGAAGCCGCTGCCCTGTTCGCCGACAACGGAGCGCTAGAGCTGCCGTACCTCGCCGATCTCGGTGTAGAGCCACGATACGAAGGCCCAAAAAATATCGGCGCTTTCCTGACCTTCCTGCACGAGAAAATGTATCCCGGCTTTAAGTTCATTGACGTGAAAATTTATATCGACACTCCCGATCAGGCCTTCGGTGAGTACACCATTCATCAGAAATCAGGCATCTCCGGCAAGGACGTTCACCAGCGGTTCTTCGGCCATCTCACCGCCGAGAACGGCAAGATCGTCCTGCTGCGCGAGGCTCTGAATGTGCTCGCGGCCGCCGATGGTATGTTCCCGAACGGCATCGCCGACGTGATCAACAAGAAGTAA
- a CDS encoding response regulator, producing MSEARKIRILVVDDHPFLREGIVGAVNSQSDMAMIGEASNGEEAIEQFRLHRPDVTLMDLQMPTMNGTDAIIAIRSEFPTARIVVLTAYRGDVQALRALKAGAAGYLLKNMLRKELLDTIRVVDSGRRRIPPEIARELGEHIVDDELSNREIEVLRLIATGTSNKIIATQLSLAETTVKTHVQNILIKLSANDRTHAVTIAIKRGYIDLA from the coding sequence ATGAGTGAGGCAAGGAAAATCAGAATACTTGTTGTGGATGATCATCCGTTTCTCCGTGAAGGTATTGTTGGAGCAGTCAATAGTCAGAGTGACATGGCTATGATTGGTGAGGCGAGTAATGGCGAAGAAGCGATTGAGCAATTCCGCCTGCATCGTCCCGATGTAACACTTATGGATTTACAGATGCCAACAATGAATGGGACTGATGCAATCATCGCGATTCGCAGCGAATTCCCGACGGCGCGAATCGTTGTGCTTACCGCATACAGGGGCGACGTCCAGGCACTGCGTGCGTTAAAGGCTGGTGCTGCAGGCTACCTGTTGAAAAACATGCTGCGCAAGGAATTATTGGATACGATCCGAGTTGTGGATTCTGGACGGCGACGCATCCCTCCCGAAATAGCGAGAGAGCTTGGGGAGCACATCGTAGACGACGAATTAAGCAATCGGGAGATTGAAGTGCTGAGGCTGATTGCAACTGGAACATCGAATAAGATTATTGCTACGCAGCTATCCCTTGCTGAGACGACAGTGAAGACTCATGTGCAAAATATACTCATCAAACTGAGCGCGAACGATCGCACTCACGCTGTAACTATTGCCATTAAAAGAGGGTACATCGACCTGGCATGA
- a CDS encoding sensor histidine kinase: protein MPIAPILEHIPLTPGVDPSGGIDPQLLRQLLAVEKDKPKRTLNDLTESQSLAALARVAQFVAHDLRHHLCTVYANAEFMCSTNNNLSDRDELFEEIKAAIACMTDQLDALLLFSRTGCACHLHRQPLKEIVGRAVRMVRSHPDADTVSITVEAMPFIEGYVDSKWLCSAMFNLLLNACQAARFTPDMKEVGISLHQELSHIFIRVTDSGPGIPQSIQKILFRPFVNAERKDGMGLGLTIAECVAREHGGNVYLEETRPGRTTFVLRIPNPALEVFDPRCLAVGSII, encoded by the coding sequence ATGCCCATAGCTCCCATCCTGGAACATATTCCGCTAACGCCAGGTGTTGATCCGAGTGGAGGCATTGATCCCCAGCTTCTACGGCAGTTGCTTGCAGTTGAGAAGGACAAGCCAAAGCGTACATTGAACGATCTTACGGAATCGCAATCTCTAGCGGCACTCGCCAGGGTCGCGCAATTTGTCGCACATGACCTTCGTCATCATTTATGCACTGTCTATGCGAATGCAGAGTTTATGTGCAGCACAAATAACAATCTGTCCGATCGCGACGAATTGTTCGAGGAGATAAAAGCCGCAATCGCTTGCATGACGGATCAACTCGATGCTCTTCTCCTCTTTTCAAGAACTGGCTGTGCGTGCCATCTTCACCGCCAGCCTCTAAAGGAAATAGTCGGACGAGCCGTTCGGATGGTTCGCTCGCATCCCGATGCAGATACGGTCAGCATCACGGTCGAAGCGATGCCTTTTATTGAAGGGTACGTAGATAGTAAGTGGCTCTGCAGCGCAATGTTCAATCTGCTGCTTAACGCATGTCAGGCAGCGAGATTCACACCTGACATGAAAGAGGTTGGGATCTCGCTACATCAGGAACTAAGCCACATCTTCATCCGCGTCACAGACAGTGGCCCTGGTATACCTCAATCGATTCAGAAGATCCTCTTCCGTCCATTTGTGAATGCGGAGCGAAAGGATGGAATGGGATTGGGTCTGACTATCGCCGAATGCGTCGCTCGAGAACATGGAGGCAACGTTTATCTCGAAGAGACGCGGCCCGGAAGAACAACCTTCGTTCTAAGAATTCCAAATCCAGCTTTGGAAGTATTCGATCCCCGATGTCTCGCGGTTGGCTCAATCATCTGA
- a CDS encoding sensor histidine kinase: MKRMVLPMILRCAGLCIAMILQSHGSHALDPNRLISQYAHTAWRTQDGFLRGVPEAIAQTTDGYIWIGTQTGLVRFDGVRYVALTPPNQSQLSSLKVVSLLADRDGSLWVGLESGLVHLKGQDWNTYTEIHGRVNSIVQDSKGSIWFVQTRILDGSKPLCQVTGTGIQCFGNADGVASRECSALILDEKGNLWIGADIELLRWKPSSYSLYPLKQLKGYREQDGISSLAAARDGSLWVGVGESGAGIGLLRFTQGAWKPFVTPELNGNTLNVQALYLDRENNLWVGTAKHGIYRICNSQVDHFGSSEGLSSDDIYNFYEDREGNLWVATSRGLDNFRDTRLVDFSTREGLSTDEVNSVLAARDGSIWIGSSEGLDVLHPGHLSATPAMSTLARKQITSLFEDQAGALWIGVMNSLLMHNKGKVQEVRRPDGTSLGLVTGITEDKEGNIWVEVIGPPRTLMRIRDLKVQEMFPVPQMPAARKLAADPQEGIWLGLLSGDLARYRHGKLDIFPYHHNPNSRVDQILISPDGSVLGATAFGLIAWRNGKKQILTIQNGLPCNAVNAILWDHHNALWLYTQCGLVQIQGEELERWWQRPDMTLHMRIFDISDGVQPGDALFNSSAQSTDGRLWFPNSVVLQMIDPDRLGGNNLPPPVHVEEMIADGRSYPVQGDFRLPPLTRDLEIRYTALSYVSPGNVQFRYRLDGYERDWQNAGTRRQAFYSNLSPGKYRFRVIACNNDGIWNEAGAAMAFTIAPAFYQTIWFNVFSAIAFLVLIWLLHTLRLRQATAQTQARLGERLDERGRIARELHDTLVQSVDGLMLRVQTALSESDADRSRLMIEKALDSADEVMLEGRQRVHALRAEATTIYELSEALASYGKDLAEGHNATFSVALAGSPKPLDAFVRDEAYRIGREGLGNAFQHADATKIEVEVTYDRAMVRMRVRDNGKGIDPQSLNGGRAGHWGLRGMRERANVVGGKLVIWSRPDVGTEIDLEIPAEVAYEKGFRGFGPHWVKRLIGDRRVMR; this comes from the coding sequence ATGAAGAGAATGGTTCTGCCGATGATCCTTCGCTGTGCCGGCTTGTGCATCGCCATGATCCTGCAAAGTCATGGTTCACATGCACTTGATCCAAACCGATTAATCTCTCAATACGCTCATACGGCTTGGCGCACGCAGGATGGATTTCTCAGAGGCGTTCCGGAGGCGATCGCGCAGACTACCGACGGATACATATGGATAGGTACGCAGACAGGACTGGTGAGGTTTGATGGGGTGCGGTATGTCGCATTGACTCCGCCAAACCAAAGTCAATTGTCTTCGTTGAAAGTTGTGTCTCTTCTAGCTGATCGCGATGGGAGCTTATGGGTTGGGTTGGAGTCTGGCCTGGTCCATCTGAAAGGACAGGATTGGAACACATATACGGAAATCCATGGCCGAGTGAACTCGATTGTTCAGGATAGTAAGGGCTCGATCTGGTTTGTACAGACGCGGATCCTGGACGGATCGAAGCCACTCTGTCAAGTGACTGGTACAGGAATCCAGTGCTTTGGAAATGCTGATGGAGTTGCGAGTCGAGAGTGCAGCGCTCTTATTCTCGATGAAAAAGGAAATTTATGGATTGGCGCAGATATCGAACTTCTCCGATGGAAGCCAAGTTCATACAGCCTATACCCTCTCAAGCAATTAAAGGGATACCGGGAACAGGATGGTATATCTTCCCTTGCTGCCGCCAGAGACGGCTCTTTGTGGGTAGGTGTAGGTGAATCTGGAGCAGGGATCGGATTACTCAGATTTACCCAGGGGGCATGGAAGCCCTTTGTAACCCCTGAACTCAATGGAAATACACTCAATGTTCAAGCCTTGTATCTGGACCGCGAAAATAACTTGTGGGTGGGAACTGCCAAACACGGAATATATCGGATTTGTAACTCGCAAGTAGATCATTTTGGAAGCTCGGAAGGTCTCTCTAGCGACGATATCTACAATTTCTATGAAGACCGGGAAGGAAACCTCTGGGTCGCGACATCCAGAGGTCTTGATAACTTCCGCGATACTCGCCTTGTCGACTTCTCAACGCGTGAGGGATTAAGCACAGATGAAGTCAATTCAGTGCTGGCCGCGCGCGATGGTTCCATTTGGATAGGAAGCTCTGAAGGTCTGGATGTTCTTCACCCGGGCCATCTTTCTGCCACACCTGCGATGAGCACCCTGGCGAGAAAACAGATTACCTCTCTGTTTGAAGATCAAGCGGGCGCGTTATGGATTGGCGTGATGAACTCATTACTGATGCATAACAAAGGAAAGGTTCAAGAGGTTAGGAGGCCGGACGGAACTTCGCTCGGGCTCGTAACTGGAATAACTGAGGATAAGGAAGGCAATATCTGGGTTGAGGTTATCGGCCCTCCACGGACACTGATGCGTATTCGAGATCTCAAAGTGCAAGAGATGTTTCCTGTGCCACAGATGCCGGCTGCCCGAAAACTTGCCGCTGATCCTCAAGAAGGTATCTGGTTGGGTCTACTAAGTGGCGATCTGGCTCGATATCGGCACGGCAAGCTCGACATATTTCCCTACCACCACAATCCAAACTCCAGAGTAGATCAAATCCTTATAAGTCCGGATGGTTCAGTACTTGGGGCTACCGCATTTGGACTGATAGCGTGGCGAAACGGCAAGAAGCAGATACTTACTATTCAGAATGGTCTGCCTTGCAACGCCGTCAATGCGATCCTTTGGGACCATCACAATGCGTTGTGGCTATATACACAATGCGGCCTGGTTCAGATACAAGGTGAGGAGCTGGAAAGGTGGTGGCAGCGGCCAGATATGACCTTGCACATGAGGATATTCGACATATCGGACGGGGTTCAGCCGGGCGACGCGTTATTCAATTCGAGTGCACAGTCTACGGATGGACGGCTTTGGTTTCCCAATAGTGTGGTTCTACAAATGATCGATCCTGACAGACTGGGCGGAAATAACCTTCCTCCTCCGGTCCATGTTGAAGAGATGATTGCTGACGGGCGGAGTTATCCAGTACAAGGGGATTTTCGTTTGCCTCCCCTGACGCGTGATCTGGAGATCAGGTACACGGCGCTAAGCTATGTGTCTCCAGGGAACGTGCAATTTCGCTATAGATTAGATGGCTATGAGAGAGATTGGCAGAACGCTGGGACAAGACGCCAGGCTTTCTATAGCAATCTCTCTCCTGGCAAGTATCGATTTCGTGTCATTGCATGTAACAACGACGGTATCTGGAACGAAGCAGGAGCGGCGATGGCTTTCACCATTGCTCCTGCCTTCTATCAAACGATCTGGTTCAATGTATTTTCAGCTATAGCTTTTCTCGTGCTGATCTGGTTGCTTCATACTCTACGGCTAAGACAAGCCACTGCGCAGACACAAGCACGGCTAGGAGAACGGCTTGATGAGCGAGGACGGATCGCTCGTGAGTTGCACGATACTCTCGTTCAAAGCGTCGATGGGTTGATGCTGCGGGTCCAGACGGCGCTAAGTGAGTCCGATGCTGATCGGAGCCGCCTGATGATAGAAAAAGCTCTTGATTCAGCAGACGAGGTGATGCTCGAAGGCCGCCAGCGTGTGCATGCACTGCGAGCAGAAGCGACTACGATCTACGAATTGTCTGAGGCGCTTGCCTCCTATGGCAAAGACCTTGCCGAGGGCCATAATGCAACGTTCTCGGTTGCGCTTGCAGGCTCGCCCAAGCCTCTTGATGCGTTTGTACGAGATGAGGCATACCGTATCGGACGAGAAGGCCTGGGAAATGCTTTTCAGCATGCGGATGCGACAAAGATTGAGGTTGAAGTTACGTATGACCGTGCCATGGTTCGTATGAGAGTTCGAGATAATGGCAAAGGCATTGATCCGCAGTCTCTCAATGGTGGCCGGGCGGGGCACTGGGGGTTGCGTGGAATGCGGGAGAGAGCAAACGTTGTAGGAGGCAAACTCGTCATCTGGAGTCGCCCAGATGTGGGAACTGAGATCGATCTGGAAATACCAGCAGAGGTAGCCTACGAAAAAGGCTTTCGCGGTTTTGGGCCGCACTGGGTGAAGAGACTGATAGGCGATAGAAGAGTGATGCGATGA
- a CDS encoding helix-turn-helix domain-containing protein encodes MTERSISTAARCGQCRTSEVMHSIIRQHYQRFAASGERFRNIWEEEKGIAFIDRGWLEPAKWEAPHPEPQGFYHFYIQSKRHLQCGEFNGRPSRIECRIGTVQNVRPDETVHTAGVGATRIFQISFSSDYLTEYLDTNFVMPRGVELRTRQLDDLGLEQIARAQHEALDCGIAGRKLYFDEIHEAALGRILALYAPRSLRENSVREILVPARARAVIDYIEANLAEDLRLSELCSVARVSRAHFARGFRKVVGMSPHKFVMQRRLSRAIQLVRYGDTPMKEIARLCGFADAAHLTRCFKSQFSSAPSLLRE; translated from the coding sequence ATGACAGAGCGTAGTATTTCTACCGCGGCTAGATGCGGACAATGCCGAACGTCTGAAGTCATGCATTCAATCATTCGTCAGCACTATCAGCGCTTTGCAGCGTCAGGAGAGCGTTTCCGGAACATCTGGGAAGAAGAGAAGGGAATTGCATTCATCGACCGCGGATGGTTGGAGCCCGCAAAGTGGGAAGCGCCTCATCCAGAGCCTCAGGGCTTTTATCATTTCTATATTCAATCCAAAAGACATCTTCAATGTGGAGAGTTCAATGGCAGGCCAAGTCGTATTGAATGCCGCATTGGCACTGTTCAGAATGTCCGCCCGGATGAAACAGTACACACTGCTGGAGTTGGGGCAACGAGGATCTTTCAGATCAGCTTTTCTTCCGATTATTTGACTGAGTATCTTGATACGAATTTTGTTATGCCTCGCGGAGTAGAGTTGCGTACTCGTCAGCTCGACGATCTGGGGCTGGAACAAATCGCTCGGGCTCAACACGAAGCCCTGGACTGCGGTATCGCAGGGCGCAAGCTTTATTTCGATGAAATCCATGAAGCTGCTCTCGGCCGGATTCTTGCACTCTATGCGCCACGGAGTCTTCGCGAAAATTCAGTTCGAGAAATCCTTGTGCCCGCAAGGGCGCGTGCTGTAATCGACTACATTGAGGCCAACCTTGCGGAAGATCTTCGACTGTCTGAATTATGTTCAGTGGCCAGGGTTAGCAGAGCGCATTTTGCTCGCGGTTTCCGAAAAGTGGTGGGCATGAGTCCGCACAAGTTTGTTATGCAACGACGTCTGAGTCGCGCGATTCAACTCGTTCGATACGGCGATACTCCGATGAAGGAAATCGCACGGCTTTGCGGTTTTGCAGACGCTGCCCACTTGACGCGGTGCTTTAAGTCGCAGTTTTCATCTGCTCCTTCGCTACTGCGCGAATAG